The Lewinellaceae bacterium genome has a segment encoding these proteins:
- a CDS encoding cytochrome c oxidase subunit 3: protein MRKYYAHGIEEYQSFVFHPYNVILFVGLFGLSAMFISLTIAFVYTRVQSNLAPLELPYLFLFNTGLLILSSLAMARAKKAFENDQSKQYKQYLSAALVLSILFLAAQIWGWNLLIQKNILLRTDNSASYLYLLSALHFIHVMAGIPFLSVFLYRANEQTREPVEELVYFSDKANQLRLRLVSVYWHFLDFLWIYLVLFFFINSLL, encoded by the coding sequence ATGCGTAAATATTATGCACATGGTATTGAAGAATACCAGTCATTTGTTTTCCATCCTTACAACGTCATTTTGTTTGTAGGGCTTTTCGGCCTTTCGGCCATGTTCATTAGCCTGACGATAGCTTTTGTGTACACCCGTGTGCAGAGTAATCTTGCTCCTCTGGAACTCCCCTACCTGTTTCTTTTTAATACAGGTCTATTGATCCTCAGTAGTTTAGCCATGGCTCGTGCCAAAAAGGCTTTTGAAAATGATCAGTCGAAACAATACAAACAATACTTAAGCGCAGCGCTTGTTCTATCCATTCTGTTCCTGGCCGCCCAGATTTGGGGATGGAACCTGCTGATCCAAAAAAATATCTTGCTGAGAACAGATAATTCCGCCAGCTATTTGTACCTATTATCGGCGCTTCATTTCATACACGTCATGGCGGGAATTCCTTTTCTTTCAGTTTTTTTATATCGGGCCAATGAACAAACCCGGGAACCGGTGGAAGAACTCGTTTACTTTTCCGATAAAGCCAACCAGCTCAGGTTGAGATTGGTTTCGGTGTATTGGCATTTTTTGGATTTTTTATGGATCTACCTGGTGCTTTTTTTCTTCATCAATTCCCTGTTATGA
- a CDS encoding zinc ribbon domain-containing protein, with amino-acid sequence MLTCNTCKTVLPAEARFCFNCGTPVKVTEKKQEEPLVLDPHGNVTLQINELFFKHLKVLLQQEQDEKLFQSYSERVYQCGYRDIIQRRAEGLAEKITRPGFRLADLNEMVFDLIDELLDFFIIRFCGDLNVVSMPEAILKYHKKGIHFAELFQMTLDYLNFDSEEETVYTDFLKMPVEKLKTAGRSFLFPEPKEKILFICDLSLLGSCREGFAMTEKAIYWKHPMQKAKKVFYNDLEEINRTEDWITINGHFFNVSPSLNIRVLKLLKKLHKLN; translated from the coding sequence ATGTTGACTTGTAATACTTGCAAAACGGTATTGCCGGCGGAAGCCAGGTTTTGTTTTAATTGCGGAACTCCGGTGAAAGTTACAGAAAAAAAACAGGAAGAGCCTCTCGTGCTGGATCCTCATGGAAATGTAACCCTGCAAATTAATGAGTTGTTTTTTAAGCATTTGAAAGTATTACTGCAACAGGAGCAGGATGAAAAATTGTTCCAGAGTTATTCTGAAAGGGTTTACCAATGTGGCTATCGTGACATCATTCAGCGACGTGCAGAAGGCCTGGCTGAAAAAATAACCCGTCCCGGATTCAGGCTGGCAGATCTCAATGAGATGGTATTTGACCTGATCGACGAATTGCTCGACTTTTTTATTATTCGTTTTTGTGGTGATCTGAATGTTGTTTCCATGCCTGAGGCTATTTTAAAATACCATAAAAAAGGCATTCATTTCGCGGAGCTTTTTCAAATGACGCTGGATTATCTCAATTTTGACAGCGAAGAGGAGACCGTTTATACGGATTTTCTAAAGATGCCTGTCGAAAAACTAAAGACCGCTGGAAGATCCTTTCTTTTTCCTGAGCCGAAAGAAAAAATCCTTTTCATTTGCGACCTCAGCCTGCTCGGTTCCTGCCGGGAAGGATTTGCGATGACAGAAAAGGCCATTTATTGGAAACACCCCATGCAAAAGGCGAAAAAGGTCTTTTATAACGACCTGGAGGAAATCAATAGAACCGAAGATTGGATCACCATCAACGGGCACTTTTTCAATGTCAGTCCTTCCCTCAATATTCGTGTTTTGAAATTGTTGAAAAAACTACACAAACTCAACTAA